The Coleofasciculaceae cyanobacterium genome has a segment encoding these proteins:
- a CDS encoding S8 family peptidase, which translates to MRIQLQEVFTEIDPRIQVDLARRARGIVPPVTSSTAKGEIAVIAKVSNLTSWLNRSEVFPGANLGTTPDDANIVTARIPLDRVQILRQLPYVQSLKATQLLKPTLKSTIEEIKARVDLLPPSAQGQQGKGVVVGIIDYGCDFLHNNFRNPDGSTRILALWDQTALSEGSSPFGYGKVYTQTDINAALRSSEPYLSLGYDPGRASHGTHVMDIACGNGNGSRVPGVAPNADIIFVQISASDIAWEGTEVIDSNFGGSVQLLEAIQFIFEQAGNQPCVINISLGTNGGPHDGTNLVEQGIDAVVTAQPNRAVVIAASNSYNDGIHASGQVTEGSFVDLIWQIGQFDFTHNELEIWYSKDDQLQLELIDQDEQSIGTVDLGASAEIFNEANELLFFAAHRQGDPNNGDNTIGIFMNTRAMSSSLPTELKLRLHGVAINNGQFHAWIERDDPGQSSFAPPHDNSHTLGSISCGQHNIVVGSYDAHTAGQPLSWFSSAGPTRDGRQKPEISAPGHNVWAANSSTRVGITRMSGTSMAAPAVTGVVALVLAEARSLNKELTVEQIRDILAKNARSNPPSMAWDDRYGNGRVDASASVQQVRG; encoded by the coding sequence ATGCGGATACAATTGCAAGAAGTTTTTACTGAAATTGATCCAAGAATACAAGTGGATTTGGCTCGCAGAGCTAGAGGAATAGTGCCTCCTGTCACATCCTCAACAGCAAAAGGAGAAATTGCGGTTATTGCTAAGGTTTCCAATCTAACAAGCTGGCTAAATCGAAGCGAAGTTTTTCCAGGAGCTAATCTTGGAACTACACCTGATGATGCTAATATTGTGACCGCCAGAATACCGCTCGACCGAGTGCAAATACTACGACAACTTCCCTACGTCCAAAGTCTAAAAGCAACTCAACTCCTCAAACCAACACTAAAGTCCACAATTGAAGAAATCAAAGCGCGGGTAGATTTGCTACCTCCTTCTGCTCAAGGACAACAGGGAAAAGGTGTTGTTGTTGGTATCATTGATTACGGATGTGATTTTCTCCATAATAACTTTCGTAATCCTGATGGCAGTACTCGCATTCTAGCACTTTGGGATCAGACCGCCTTATCTGAAGGCTCCAGTCCTTTTGGATACGGTAAAGTTTACACTCAAACTGACATTAATGCTGCACTACGCTCATCAGAACCCTATCTTAGCTTGGGCTACGATCCTGGCAGGGCAAGTCATGGAACTCATGTGATGGATATTGCTTGTGGTAATGGCAACGGTAGCCGTGTCCCAGGTGTTGCTCCCAATGCAGATATAATTTTTGTCCAAATCAGTGCCAGTGACATAGCTTGGGAAGGGACTGAGGTGATTGACTCTAATTTTGGAGGTTCGGTACAACTCCTAGAGGCAATCCAATTTATTTTTGAGCAAGCTGGAAACCAACCTTGTGTAATTAATATTAGTCTGGGAACTAATGGTGGTCCTCATGACGGCACCAACCTGGTCGAACAGGGAATTGATGCGGTTGTCACTGCCCAACCTAACCGCGCTGTAGTTATTGCAGCTAGTAACTCTTACAATGACGGAATTCATGCCAGTGGTCAGGTTACGGAAGGAAGCTTCGTCGATCTTATCTGGCAAATCGGTCAATTTGATTTTACTCATAACGAACTTGAAATCTGGTACAGCAAAGATGACCAGCTACAGCTAGAGTTGATCGATCAAGATGAGCAAAGTATTGGCACAGTAGACTTAGGTGCTTCGGCGGAGATTTTCAACGAGGCAAACGAGCTACTCTTTTTCGCTGCCCATCGCCAAGGAGATCCTAACAATGGCGACAATACCATTGGGATTTTCATGAATACTAGGGCTATGTCTTCGAGTCTACCGACAGAGCTTAAGCTTCGTCTGCATGGTGTTGCGATCAATAACGGTCAATTTCATGCCTGGATCGAACGAGACGATCCTGGACAGTCTAGTTTTGCTCCTCCCCATGATAATTCTCATACTCTCGGCTCAATTTCCTGCGGACAGCACAACATAGTCGTGGGTTCGTACGATGCTCACACGGCTGGACAACCCCTATCTTGGTTCTCTAGTGCTGGACCGACCAGAGATGGAAGACAAAAACCAGAAATCAGCGCACCTGGACATAATGTCTGGGCTGCTAATTCATCAACACGGGTAGGGATTACCCGTATGTCAGGAACCAGTATGGCTGCTCCTGCCGTCACTGGAGTTGTAGCCCTTGTGCTGGCCGAAGCCCGTAGTCTAAATAAAGAGCTTACGGTTGAACAAATTCGTGACATTTTAGCTAAGAATGCGCGCTCAAATCCACCTAGTATGGCGTGGGATGACCGCTACGGTAATGGACGAGTGGATGCAAGCGCATCGGTACAGCAAGTACGCGGGTGA
- the cas7c gene encoding type I-C CRISPR-associated protein Cas7/Csd2 translates to MTHHLNPNYRHDFVLLFDVIDGNPNGDPDGGNMPRTDAETSHGLVTDVCLKRKIRNYIATYAEYEATEAEKERLKIFIEHHGVLNDQIRRAYVAEGIPIGKSAKEVVKEDKIIPALRELKVFLPTAFSFVDNDEESGEVDATLEYSGELSEDELKDFYALDTVTEVFNQNKALSKFVKDLVKKAKKPDKNRANAEKAQKWMCANFYDIRMFGAVLSTGLNAGQVRGAMQLTFGRSLDPVQPQDLAITRVAVTDAKDREKLQTIGRKTLIPYGLYQSHGFYSPCFAAKTGVTEADLALFWESLIKMWDMDRSASRGMMAPQGLCVFSHESKLGNAPAHKLFERVQVNLQSEGTVPRQFSDYQVTVNEAELPAGVHLTKLI, encoded by the coding sequence ATGACTCATCATCTTAACCCTAACTACCGTCACGATTTTGTTTTATTGTTTGATGTTATTGATGGTAATCCTAATGGCGATCCAGATGGCGGAAATATGCCCCGCACCGATGCCGAAACTTCTCATGGATTAGTTACAGATGTCTGTTTAAAGCGTAAAATCCGTAATTACATTGCTACTTATGCCGAATATGAAGCCACAGAAGCAGAAAAGGAACGATTAAAGATTTTTATCGAACATCATGGCGTACTTAACGATCAAATTCGTCGCGCCTATGTTGCAGAAGGTATTCCTATCGGTAAATCTGCCAAAGAGGTTGTTAAAGAAGATAAAATCATTCCAGCTTTACGGGAACTCAAAGTCTTTCTACCAACCGCGTTTAGTTTCGTTGATAATGATGAAGAATCTGGTGAAGTAGATGCCACTTTAGAATATAGTGGCGAATTATCTGAAGATGAATTGAAAGATTTTTATGCCCTAGATACAGTTACAGAAGTATTTAACCAAAATAAAGCACTGAGTAAATTTGTCAAAGATTTAGTCAAAAAAGCGAAAAAACCAGATAAAAATCGTGCTAATGCTGAAAAAGCACAGAAATGGATGTGCGCTAACTTCTATGATATTCGGATGTTTGGCGCAGTTCTTAGTACAGGTTTAAATGCAGGGCAAGTAAGAGGGGCAATGCAACTTACCTTCGGGCGATCGCTCGATCCAGTTCAACCTCAAGATCTTGCTATTACTAGAGTTGCGGTAACTGATGCCAAAGATCGTGAAAAATTACAAACCATCGGGCGTAAAACTTTAATTCCTTATGGCTTATATCAATCCCATGGTTTTTATTCTCCTTGTTTTGCTGCCAAAACAGGCGTTACCGAAGCAGATTTAGCCTTATTTTGGGAATCTTTAATAAAAATGTGGGATATGGATCGCTCTGCCAGTCGAGGCATGATGGCACCACAAGGATTGTGTGTATTTAGTCATGAATCTAAACTAGGGAACGCACCAGCACATAAGCTATTTGAACGAGTACAAGTAAATCTACAATCAGAGGGAACAGTTCCGCGTCAATTTAGTGATTACCAAGTCACAGTAAATGAAGCAGAGTTGCCAGCAGGAGTGCATCTGACAAAATTAATTTAG
- a CDS encoding isochorismatase family protein, with protein MITTEVCVQTTMGEANDRGYECLLVEDATASYFPEFKKSTLEMIRAQGGIVGWTTTSENLLKALSFNEDYVKLQNCT; from the coding sequence ATGATTACTACTGAGGTTTGCGTACAGACAACCATGGGCGAAGCTAATGATCGCGGTTATGAATGTTTGTTAGTTGAAGATGCCACCGCCAGCTATTTTCCTGAATTTAAAAAATCTACCTTAGAGATGATTCGCGCTCAAGGAGGAATTGTGGGTTGGACTACGACGAGTGAAAATCTTTTAAAAGCTTTGTCTTTCAATGAAGATTATGTCAAATTACAAAACTGTACATAA
- a CDS encoding ATP-binding cassette domain-containing protein — MTASNQNHTKMLPALETVNMSKRFGSFVALDRVTMKIKPGTVRALLGENGAGKCTLVKCIMGFYQPTEGEVVIDRRSCQINSTRDAHKCRILILEVMAFCDEVSVLRKGKLAGNGLVKDLKYC, encoded by the coding sequence ATGACTGCAAGCAACCAGAACCATACCAAGATGCTTCCAGCATTAGAGACGGTTAATATGTCCAAGAGGTTTGGTAGTTTTGTGGCTCTCGATCGCGTAACCATGAAAATCAAGCCAGGAACTGTTCGGGCTTTATTAGGAGAAAACGGAGCAGGTAAATGCACTTTGGTCAAGTGCATTATGGGTTTTTATCAGCCTACTGAGGGTGAAGTAGTTATTGACCGGCGATCGTGTCAAATTAATAGTACCCGTGATGCTCATAAGTGTCGCATTTTAATTTTAGAAGTAATGGCTTTCTGCGATGAAGTCAGCGTATTGCGTAAAGGCAAGTTAGCCGGAAATGGCTTAGTCAAAGATTTAAAATATTGCTGA
- a CDS encoding XdhC/CoxI family protein → MNERTFYRQLKHRLELESVVLATIVKVIGSAPREVGAKMAVCADSSIIGTIGGGAGESKVIKRALSILETEAKQLVEIDLTGTPGQDIQGVCGGKVQVWLEKWSGEKAIALVTKILELFKTGQSAELITPLTNNTQPYLISDRDLSKEIKNSLLPYGRCPKLPYTSTSFVETIQPPPILLIIGGGHVAVALAQIANLAGFQIAVQDDRPEFVTPQRFPQAVLLSQSITETLATLANHARLYIALVTRGYQQDLEALQAILQRSLAYQYIGAIGSQKRIRMIHQALQQQGISLERLPNFYAPIGLDIGALTPEEIAVSICGELIKVRRGGTGLPLCERMQHSKTRSTVHVGELLYARRSVPKG, encoded by the coding sequence ATGAACGAGCGCACTTTTTATCGACAGTTAAAACACCGATTAGAATTAGAATCAGTAGTATTAGCGACTATTGTTAAGGTTATTGGTTCTGCGCCCAGAGAAGTCGGGGCAAAGATGGCTGTTTGTGCTGATAGCAGCATTATTGGTACTATCGGCGGTGGTGCGGGCGAAAGTAAGGTAATTAAACGGGCATTATCGATCCTAGAGACAGAAGCAAAACAGCTAGTTGAAATCGATCTTACTGGTACGCCTGGTCAAGATATTCAAGGAGTCTGTGGGGGAAAAGTACAGGTATGGTTGGAAAAATGGTCGGGGGAAAAGGCGATCGCCCTAGTAACCAAAATTCTGGAATTATTTAAAACTGGTCAATCTGCTGAATTAATTACGCCTTTGACTAATAATACTCAACCTTATTTAATTAGCGATCGAGATTTGTCTAAGGAAATTAAAAATTCTCTACTTCCGTATGGGCGTTGCCCAAAACTTCCGTACACCTCAACCTCTTTTGTCGAAACAATCCAACCGCCACCTATTTTATTAATTATCGGTGGTGGTCATGTAGCTGTAGCTTTGGCACAAATTGCTAATTTGGCTGGGTTTCAAATCGCCGTACAGGACGATCGCCCTGAATTTGTGACTCCCCAAAGATTTCCTCAAGCAGTACTTTTATCTCAATCTATTACTGAAACTTTAGCTACTCTAGCCAATCATGCCCGACTCTATATAGCTCTAGTAACCCGAGGCTACCAACAAGATCTTGAAGCATTACAGGCTATTTTACAACGTTCTTTGGCTTATCAGTATATCGGTGCGATCGGCAGTCAGAAGCGTATCCGCATGATTCATCAAGCGCTACAGCAGCAAGGAATATCGCTAGAAAGATTGCCAAATTTTTATGCACCTATAGGGTTAGATATTGGTGCGCTAACTCCTGAAGAAATTGCCGTTAGTATCTGTGGTGAATTAATTAAAGTACGTCGTGGCGGTACGGGTTTGCCTCTTTGCGAACGAATGCAACACTCAAAAACAAGGTCTACAGTTCATGTAGGAGAATTGCTGTATGCCCGACGAAGTGTACCCAAAGGGTAA
- the cas4 gene encoding CRISPR-associated protein Cas4, translated as MFTNDEYVMLSALQHFAFCPRQCALIHIEQGWTENIYTLRGLRVHETVNKPGDELIEEGIRVERSLPLSCHKLGLKGIADVIEFLPDGTPYPVEYKSGSRKVRPADNIQLCAQALCLEEMLDRPVLKGAIFHHQSRRRREVLLNDQLRSLTIQTIQQTRSLLATAKLPPPVRDKRCDDCSLIETCMPDAVNYFTESAHKNNPFRLDPP; from the coding sequence ATGTTTACTAATGATGAATATGTAATGCTGAGTGCATTGCAACATTTTGCTTTTTGCCCCAGGCAGTGCGCCCTGATTCATATCGAACAAGGTTGGACAGAAAATATCTATACTCTCCGAGGTTTGCGGGTACACGAAACAGTAAACAAACCAGGGGATGAACTCATTGAAGAGGGAATTAGAGTTGAACGATCACTACCTTTATCTTGTCATAAACTCGGACTTAAAGGAATTGCCGATGTAATCGAGTTTCTACCTGACGGTACACCTTATCCAGTCGAGTATAAATCTGGTTCGCGTAAAGTTCGCCCTGCTGATAATATCCAGCTTTGCGCCCAAGCATTGTGTTTGGAAGAAATGCTTGATCGCCCTGTCTTAAAAGGGGCAATTTTTCATCACCAATCCCGCCGCCGACGAGAAGTATTGCTAAATGATCAGTTGCGATCGCTAACAATCCAAACAATTCAACAAACGCGATCGCTCTTGGCTACAGCCAAATTACCGCCCCCAGTCAGAGATAAACGTTGTGATGATTGCTCTTTGATTGAAACCTGTATGCCTGATGCAGTAAATTACTTCACCGAATCAGCGCACAAGAATAATCCTTTTAGATTAGATCCTCCCTAG
- a CDS encoding molybdopterin cofactor-binding domain-containing protein — protein MPDLLNFQVNNQAYSTNCNPGTSLLTLLRSLGYAGVHRVCESGDCGSCTVWLDDRPIHSCIYPAMRADSHQITTIEGLENGRLSPMQQAFLVKQGFQCGYCTPGMIMTASKLEYESEAELRAELEGNLCRCTGYQAIIDSVLECGNDNLLKPITAQEGQVGKDVPKQDGPDLVTGKPVYTTDWSPTGLLHLKVLRSPHPHAHIREIDTSKAQALAGVEAVFTHKDVTRRAYSTAGHGAPVPDPLDHYLLDNKVRFIGDRVAAVVADTEAIAARACELIKVDYEILPHVINPLKAIEGEVVIHDEPESSQIQDAVHNIAGQVVLDKGDLTAGFAQADLIIENTYILPAVQHVHLEPHASISWQNENGTVVVRSSTQVPFHCQRLLSELFDLPKEKIRVYKPQLGGGFGNKQEILTEDLCVLATLKTGKPVQWRFTREEEFTATNSRHAMNIRLKTGVKNDGTLVAQEMEAISNTGAYGNHAETVVFLTGCFPLGLYRCANQSYKGTVAYTNTMPAGAFRGYGATQGTFAMESQLDEIASKLNIDPIKLRQHNLITAKDEILIGREEHFHIIGSYALDECIEKVTQALDYDPVKQPESGHLKRGVGFAATMQASGLAKIHLASVKLSLMPDGLYELRTGSVDVGTGSDTSLRQIAAQVLGTTVEKIKLISADTHHTPFDAGSYASATAFISGQAVNLAAQKLRSHLLKTAAEIIEADLAQLELDENKIFSPSAKITLEKLAQTAARGELLEVELEHTSDRSSLTFAFLGVEVEVDTETGRITVLRCAEAIDIGKAINPRICHGQAIGGLVMGLGYALAEELRFDGQGKILNPSLRTYRIPAATDVPPTEVFLIEQADPYGPFGAKGIGEIGTNCAAPAIANAVAQATGVRLRQLPMIPERVWQAMSNEQLTMDH, from the coding sequence ATGCCAGATTTATTAAATTTTCAGGTAAACAACCAAGCCTATAGCACCAACTGTAACCCAGGAACAAGTTTATTAACTTTACTCCGCAGCTTAGGATACGCAGGAGTGCATCGCGTTTGTGAGTCAGGAGACTGCGGTAGCTGTACGGTGTGGCTAGATGATCGACCTATTCATAGCTGTATCTATCCCGCGATGCGGGCAGATAGTCATCAGATAACTACTATTGAGGGTTTAGAAAATGGCAGGCTATCTCCGATGCAGCAAGCTTTTTTAGTTAAGCAAGGTTTTCAGTGTGGTTACTGTACTCCAGGGATGATTATGACGGCAAGTAAGCTGGAGTATGAATCGGAAGCGGAGTTGAGGGCAGAATTAGAAGGTAATCTTTGTCGCTGTACTGGTTATCAGGCGATTATTGATAGCGTTCTCGAATGCGGTAATGATAATTTACTCAAACCCATAACTGCCCAAGAAGGGCAGGTAGGAAAAGACGTTCCCAAACAAGATGGTCCTGATTTAGTTACGGGCAAACCAGTATATACCACAGACTGGTCGCCGACTGGCTTATTACATCTTAAAGTATTGCGATCGCCCCATCCTCATGCCCATATTCGCGAGATAGATACGTCAAAAGCCCAAGCATTGGCAGGGGTTGAGGCAGTTTTCACCCATAAAGATGTTACCCGACGAGCTTATAGTACCGCAGGACATGGCGCACCAGTACCCGATCCTTTAGACCATTACTTATTAGATAACAAAGTACGGTTTATCGGCGATCGCGTGGCAGCAGTAGTAGCTGATACAGAAGCGATCGCCGCTAGGGCTTGCGAATTAATTAAGGTTGATTATGAAATTTTGCCTCATGTAATTAATCCCCTAAAAGCGATCGAGGGAGAAGTGGTAATTCATGACGAACCAGAATCAAGTCAAATACAAGATGCAGTTCATAATATTGCTGGTCAAGTAGTTTTAGATAAAGGCGATTTGACAGCAGGATTTGCCCAAGCCGATTTAATTATTGAAAATACCTATATTTTACCCGCCGTACAGCACGTCCATTTAGAACCCCACGCTAGTATTAGCTGGCAAAATGAAAACGGTACTGTAGTTGTTCGTTCTAGTACCCAAGTACCATTTCACTGCCAAAGATTGCTATCGGAACTGTTTGACTTACCCAAAGAAAAGATTCGGGTTTATAAACCTCAGTTAGGCGGTGGTTTTGGGAACAAGCAGGAAATATTGACCGAAGACTTATGTGTATTAGCAACCTTAAAAACGGGCAAGCCTGTTCAGTGGCGATTTACTAGAGAAGAAGAATTTACCGCTACTAATAGCCGTCACGCAATGAATATCCGACTGAAAACGGGTGTAAAAAACGATGGTACGCTGGTGGCACAAGAGATGGAGGCGATTTCTAACACGGGGGCTTATGGGAATCATGCAGAAACAGTAGTTTTCTTGACTGGTTGTTTTCCTCTCGGCTTATATCGCTGTGCCAATCAGTCTTATAAAGGAACGGTGGCTTATACCAATACTATGCCCGCAGGTGCGTTTCGGGGCTACGGGGCGACTCAAGGCACGTTTGCGATGGAATCTCAACTCGATGAAATTGCTAGTAAATTAAATATTGATCCGATCAAGCTGCGTCAGCATAATCTAATTACCGCCAAAGATGAAATTCTAATTGGTCGAGAAGAACATTTTCATATTATTGGCAGCTACGCCCTTGATGAATGTATTGAAAAAGTTACCCAGGCGTTAGATTACGATCCAGTCAAACAGCCAGAGTCAGGACATCTAAAGCGCGGCGTTGGTTTTGCGGCGACTATGCAAGCTAGTGGTTTAGCCAAAATTCATTTAGCCAGCGTCAAACTATCTTTAATGCCAGATGGACTATACGAACTGCGAACGGGTTCGGTAGATGTCGGTACTGGTTCGGATACATCTTTGCGACAAATAGCAGCCCAGGTATTAGGAACAACGGTAGAAAAAATTAAGCTAATTAGCGCAGATACTCATCATACGCCCTTTGATGCGGGTTCTTATGCCTCGGCTACTGCCTTTATTTCTGGACAAGCGGTAAATTTAGCTGCCCAAAAATTGCGATCGCACCTTCTTAAAACCGCAGCCGAAATTATTGAAGCTGATTTGGCCCAATTGGAGTTAGACGAAAATAAAATATTTAGTCCATCTGCCAAAATAACTCTGGAGAAATTAGCCCAAACAGCAGCAAGAGGAGAATTATTAGAAGTAGAATTAGAACATACCAGCGATCGCTCTTCTTTAACCTTTGCCTTTTTAGGCGTAGAAGTGGAGGTAGACACCGAAACAGGAAGGATAACAGTATTGCGCTGCGCCGAGGCGATCGATATTGGTAAGGCAATTAATCCTCGCATTTGTCACGGACAGGCTATCGGAGGTTTGGTTATGGGCTTGGGATACGCCCTGGCTGAAGAACTACGCTTTGATGGACAAGGTAAGATACTCAACCCCAGCTTACGCACCTATCGTATTCCTGCTGCTACGGATGTTCCGCCAACGGAAGTATTTTTAATCGAACAGGCCGATCCTTATGGCCCTTTTGGGGCTAAAGGTATTGGTGAAATTGGGACTAACTGTGCTGCCCCAGCGATCGCTAATGCCGTGGCACAGGCTACAGGAGTTAGGTTACGTCAATTACCGATGATTCCCGAACGAGTCTGGCAAGCAATGAGTAATGAACAATTGACAATGGATCATTGA
- the cas2 gene encoding CRISPR-associated endonuclease Cas2 has translation MDILVTYDVNTETTEGRKRLRQVATVCKNYGQRVQYSVFECRVNEMQYEIFQAQLIKIIDKQTDSIRFYRLFSPREKYVESFGVDKYTDFDKPLIL, from the coding sequence ATGGATATTCTAGTAACTTATGATGTGAATACGGAAACCACGGAAGGACGCAAACGCTTGCGTCAAGTGGCTACTGTTTGTAAAAATTACGGTCAGCGCGTTCAATATTCTGTGTTTGAATGTCGTGTAAATGAGATGCAGTATGAGATTTTTCAAGCTCAATTGATCAAAATTATTGATAAGCAGACGGATAGTATTCGGTTTTATCGTTTGTTTTCCCCGCGAGAAAAGTATGTAGAATCTTTTGGCGTTGATAAGTATACTGATTTTGACAAGCCTTTGATTCTGTGA
- the cas1c gene encoding type I-C CRISPR-associated endonuclease Cas1c: MKQILNTLYVQTQGSYLRLDHETLKLEIEKQLKFQIPLHHLGGIVAFGNVLLSPFLIHKCAEDGRSLIWLTEYGRFKARLTGSTTGNVLLRRCQHQGIDSAEQTLAIARYIVAGKLQNARSVVMRAAREAKNSKDKEILLKTVQIQADSIINTETVSDLDKLRGIEGYAAKAYFGSFTSMIRQNREAFALTERSKNPPRDPINALLSFVYTLLTNECVSACESVGLDPQMGFLHALRPGKPSLALDLMEELRSPLADRLVLTLINRGQIKPDDFTERPGGTIYLSEDARKAILTEYQKRKQEEVTHSFIGSKIPLGLVSHVQARLLARHLRGDVPSYQPFILRG, from the coding sequence ATGAAACAAATTCTTAATACGCTCTACGTCCAAACTCAAGGTTCTTATTTACGTTTAGATCATGAAACCCTCAAACTAGAAATAGAAAAACAACTCAAATTTCAAATTCCCTTACATCATCTTGGTGGTATCGTCGCTTTTGGTAATGTATTGCTGAGTCCATTTTTGATTCACAAGTGTGCTGAAGATGGCAGAAGTTTGATTTGGTTAACTGAATATGGACGATTTAAAGCGCGACTGACAGGTTCGACTACAGGAAATGTTTTGCTGAGAAGATGCCAACATCAAGGAATCGATTCTGCCGAACAAACTTTAGCGATCGCCCGATACATAGTAGCAGGAAAGTTACAAAATGCACGCTCGGTAGTCATGCGGGCAGCAAGAGAAGCAAAAAACTCGAAAGATAAAGAAATTCTGCTAAAAACTGTTCAAATTCAGGCCGATTCAATTATAAATACAGAAACAGTTTCAGATTTAGACAAACTTAGGGGAATTGAAGGTTATGCAGCTAAAGCTTATTTTGGCAGTTTTACCTCAATGATTCGTCAAAATAGAGAAGCATTCGCCCTGACAGAAAGAAGCAAAAATCCACCTCGCGATCCAATTAATGCTTTATTATCTTTTGTTTACACATTACTTACTAATGAATGTGTTTCCGCCTGCGAAAGCGTTGGACTCGATCCGCAAATGGGCTTTTTGCACGCCCTACGCCCAGGTAAACCATCTCTAGCACTAGATTTAATGGAAGAATTGCGATCGCCTCTGGCAGATCGTCTGGTTTTAACCTTAATCAATCGGGGACAAATTAAACCAGACGATTTCACTGAACGTCCGGGGGGTACAATTTATCTTTCTGAAGACGCTAGAAAAGCAATTCTCACAGAATATCAAAAACGAAAACAAGAAGAAGTAACTCATTCGTTTATTGGTTCTAAAATTCCTCTGGGTTTAGTTTCTCATGTACAGGCGCGGTTGCTGGCAAGGCATTTACGAGGAGATGTACCGAGTTATCAACCTTTTATTTTGCGAGGTTAA
- a CDS encoding nucleotidyltransferase family protein, with protein sequence MPTSTSPDKRNFALILAAGLSTRMGTCKTTLLWHNHQTLLRYQAEQFLLAGITPIIVLGSHNAHRQSDCPDGSWVVINHRCDRGKTSSILTGLQVLPGDFSTIIISAVDQPRSADIYQTLLQAYYQKSALITAPFYQGKLGHPLLFSKQLLPALQNIREATLGLRKIISQFYSDIEKIEFATSQVLSDLNNQSKYQLELQKTILIKNNSQ encoded by the coding sequence ATGCCTACGTCTACTAGTCCTGATAAGCGAAACTTTGCTTTAATCTTGGCAGCAGGTTTATCTACTCGTATGGGAACTTGCAAAACTACTTTACTCTGGCACAATCATCAAACTTTACTACGCTACCAAGCAGAACAATTTTTACTAGCTGGGATTACGCCAATTATTGTCTTGGGTTCTCATAATGCTCATCGGCAATCTGATTGTCCCGATGGTAGTTGGGTTGTGATTAATCATCGGTGCGATCGCGGTAAAACCAGCTCAATTTTAACTGGATTACAAGTTCTTCCAGGGGATTTTTCTACTATTATTATTTCGGCTGTCGATCAGCCTCGGTCGGCTGATATTTATCAAACTTTATTACAGGCTTATTATCAAAAATCAGCTTTAATTACAGCACCTTTTTATCAAGGCAAATTAGGGCATCCGTTATTGTTTTCTAAGCAACTATTACCAGCTCTGCAAAATATTCGCGAGGCAACTTTAGGGTTACGCAAAATTATTAGCCAGTTTTATTCTGATATTGAAAAAATTGAATTTGCAACTTCACAAGTGTTGAGCGATCTTAATAACCAAAGTAAATACCAATTGGAATTGCAGAAAACAATATTAATTAAAAATAATAGCCAATAA